In one window of Arachis ipaensis cultivar K30076 chromosome B06, Araip1.1, whole genome shotgun sequence DNA:
- the LOC107647599 gene encoding uncharacterized protein LOC107647599, which translates to MSMAGTERDHPQKQLLSLIRNFASEKSQGERRVVTLRKQIEKLTSDLSVVNVELEDAKRCKELTEQEIIGFEVQFSMSEASAQTLEARISRIQYEISALRSEVETLKMEEAALREQFIHSMLDLNAKIRRFHESIINCDIEAVDCEAYTDAPQVNMKENENDDEIVALESMLSDILSQTTKEDEEYRAEIETHEKVS; encoded by the exons ATGTCCATGGCGGGAACGGAAAGGGATCATCCACAGAAGCAACTCTTGAGCCTCATCCGCAATTTTGCCTCCGAGAAATCTCAAGGAG AACGAAGGGTAGTTACTCTGAGAAAGCAAATCGAGAAGCTCACTTCTGATTTGAGCGTTGTTAACGTGGAGCTTGAAGATGCTAAGCGATGCAAAGAACTCACTGAGCAGGAGATTATAGGTTTTGAAGTTCAATTTTCCATGAGTGAAGCTTCAGCTCAAACGCTCGAG GCAAGGATATCTCGAATTCAATATGAAATCTCTGCTCTGAGATCTGAAGTGGAAACTCTCAAG ATGGAAGAAGCAGCTTTACG TGAGCAATTCATCCACAGCATGCTTGATCTGAATGCCAAGATAAG GAGATTTCATGAGAGCATCATTAATTGTGATATTGAAGCAGTAGATTGTGAAGCTTATACAG ATGCACCACAAGTGAATATGAAAGagaatgagaatgatgatgaaattGTTGCTCTTGAAAGTATGCTTTCGGATATACTATCTCAAACAACTAAAGAGGATGAGGAATACCGAGCAGAAATCGAAACTCATGAGAAAGTAAGTTGA